GCAGGCAAAGAAGATTTCGTTATCACATGCGAGGAGGATTGCGGGAACGCACCGAAGAAGGAGTTGCTGAAGAGACTCCACATCGCTTTGGCTGGCATGGATACACAATTTATGAATGAGAATTTCACGGATGGGATTCAGATGAGTTACGTTGGGGAAAGAATCGTTCATGGGAAGGATCAAGTGATTGAATCGTTATGTCAGCTGAAGTATGGCAAGACAGCCGAACTGCATATTCATCATCTGATAACGCACGGCAGCACCGGTGCAGCGGACGGAATCCTTGTATTCGATGACCGGAAGCGCCTGGCATTTTGTAACGTATACCGGTTTAGCAGCACCCTTAATGCTGCCAAAATTAAGGAGATTACTTCCTATTTCATCCCATTGTCTGAATGATCACGGCGTAGAAAGGACCATTATTTGTGGTAACATTTTTTCTTCTAATTATTTATTTGGCCTTTATCAGTTTAGGGCTTCCGGATTCCTTGCTCGGGGTGGCCTGGCCGGCCATGCAGCCGGATATCGGTGCTGCCTTCGAATCCGCAGGGTTGCTATCGATGGTCGTAACCGGAGGCACGATTGTATCCAGCTTGATTAGCGGGAGCGTGATCGAACGCTTCGGAACGGGTATGGTTACGCTTATCAGCTGTTTGTTGACGGCGAGTGCGCTGCTCGGTTTTGCGTATGCGCCATCGCTGTTCTGGCTCATTCTGCTGGCGATTCCGCTGGGTTTAGGCGCAGGCGCGGTCGATACGGGACTGAACCACTATGTAGCAAACCATTATAAGGCCCACCATATGAGCTGGCTGCACTGCTTCTGGGGCGTGGGCGCAACGTTAGGGCCGATTATCATGTCCTATTCCATGGGTGCTAACGATACATGGAGAGACGGATATTTTACCGTATCCATGCTGCAGTTCGTTCTGGTCTTCATCCTGCTGCTCACGCTCCCACTCTGGAGGATCGTGGCAAGTCAGCATCGGCAGCCCGAAGGCATGATTGAAGAACAAACGGGAAATGAATCAACGAACAGCGATGAAGCCATTGTCCAGAAGCACGGAAAGCCGCTCCAAATTAGAGGGGTAAAGATAACCCTGTTGGCGTTTTTGTTCTATTGCGGAGTGGAAGCGACCGTCGGCTTATGGGGAGCGAGCTTTCTCGTAGGAACCCGAGATCTGTCCCCGGAAACAGCAGCAGTATGGGTGTCCATGTATTATGGAGGCATCACATTCGGCCGATTCATTACAGGATTCGTAACGCTGAGGTTGAACAATCGGACGCTCATCCGTGCTGGACAAGTGACGGCTATTACCGGTGCAGTCCTGTTGTTGCTGCCGCTGCATTCCTATCTTTCTCTCATTGGACTCATTGTTATCGGACTCGGGCTTGCACCCATATTCCCTTGTTTGCTGCATGAAACGCCAGCCCGCTTCGGCAAAGCTCAATCATCCAGAATCATGGGTTATCAGATGGCTGTTGCCTATACCGGCACCACGATCTTACCCCCACTGTTTGGTATCGTTGCGGCTCAAATATCGATAGGTTTATTCCCCGTCGTCATTCTGTTGTTTGCCCTGATCATGCTGCTCAGCTCCGAGAAAGTGAACCGGATCCTTTATCAAAGCAGGAAAAGCGAGGCTTGATTAGAACCGGCGAACATCATATTTGAACATAAATGGATCATCGTAATATGCAAAATATCCCTCGAATGACGTTTCCACTTTAGCGACAAAATGTACTAAGGTGGTGAATGTGAAAATGCGAATAAACAGGATGATCCTCGTAATGCTGTCCCTTGTACTGATCTCGGTAATGGGATGCCGACATCAAAAACCTGGCGAACAGGATTTGCTGCGGGTTAAATCCGAACAAGGTTCTACACATAAGAAAGTCATATTCCTGATGGTCGACTCCTTAATGGCACAGGCGATTGATAAGGGCATTTCTCAAAAACAGCTGCCCACCTTTCAATATTTGATCGAACATGGACAATATTACAAGGATCTGGTTAGCTCTTTTCCTACAATGTCTGTCACGATTGACAGCACGATGTTGACGGGAAAATATCCGAATGGGCATGGCGTACCAGGTCTCCTATGGTATTCGTCCGACGATAAGAAGATGATCAACTACGGAACAGGGCCGATGGAAATCCTCAAGCAAGGCATCAATCCGGTTCTGACTGATGCATTAATCCATTTGAACGGGAAACATTTAAATCCGGATTCACCTACGATTTACGAAGAATTAGCCCGCATTGGCTTGAAATCAGGGTCGATTAACGGCTTGATATATCGGGGACCGACCGAGCATACGCTGACGATCCCGGATTGGATTCAAGGTCCGACTTCCCTGCCGAAACACATAAAAGTCAAAGGTCCGGATTTTTTAACTCTGGGAGCCTTGTCCAATCCCCTGGAAGGCCCTAAAGATACCAAGAATCTGCCTGACGATCTCACGGATCGGATGGGGCTGAACAATAAGTATGCAATCGAAGCCGTAAATTATCTGATTCGAGCCAACAAGCTGCCGGATTTTTTGTATGTTTATTTACCGGACCTGGACCAGAAGCTTCATAAAAAAGGTCCGTCAGAGCTCGAAGGCGTCAAAAAAGTGGATCAGCAGCTCCGGGCCGTATTAAATGCCTTCGGATCGCCGGAAAAAGCGTTCAACGAAGCGATTTTTGTCATCGCTGGGGACAGCGGCATGACACAGCTTCTTCCAGCGGAACAACGTTCGGAGATTGATATGCCCGCTATGCTGAAAGGCATCTCTGTTCTAAAGCCGGGTGAAAAGGTGAAAGCGGAAACCGAGGTCGCCCTCGCA
Above is a window of Paenibacillus sp. FSL K6-1330 DNA encoding:
- a CDS encoding alkaline phosphatase family protein; this translates as MRINRMILVMLSLVLISVMGCRHQKPGEQDLLRVKSEQGSTHKKVIFLMVDSLMAQAIDKGISQKQLPTFQYLIEHGQYYKDLVSSFPTMSVTIDSTMLTGKYPNGHGVPGLLWYSSDDKKMINYGTGPMEILKQGINPVLTDALIHLNGKHLNPDSPTIYEELARIGLKSGSINGLIYRGPTEHTLTIPDWIQGPTSLPKHIKVKGPDFLTLGALSNPLEGPKDTKNLPDDLTDRMGLNNKYAIEAVNYLIRANKLPDFLYVYLPDLDQKLHKKGPSELEGVKKVDQQLRAVLNAFGSPEKAFNEAIFVIAGDSGMTQLLPAEQRSEIDMPAMLKGISVLKPGEKVKAETEVALAVNETMAYVYNFKPSRSLRSLADILSKDDRIDFVAWKENGWIHALQGSTSKELRYKAKGNLIDRYKQTWTVKQDADVLDLKLNADHRTLDYGQYPDVLERLSGSLNSHKGEFLVVTAKPGYELADRSSPTHAGGGGHGSIRQMESLVPLIIAGTNEKPANLRMVDLKAYLLDLLTNHVQKTK
- a CDS encoding MFS transporter; the protein is MVTFFLLIIYLAFISLGLPDSLLGVAWPAMQPDIGAAFESAGLLSMVVTGGTIVSSLISGSVIERFGTGMVTLISCLLTASALLGFAYAPSLFWLILLAIPLGLGAGAVDTGLNHYVANHYKAHHMSWLHCFWGVGATLGPIIMSYSMGANDTWRDGYFTVSMLQFVLVFILLLTLPLWRIVASQHRQPEGMIEEQTGNESTNSDEAIVQKHGKPLQIRGVKITLLAFLFYCGVEATVGLWGASFLVGTRDLSPETAAVWVSMYYGGITFGRFITGFVTLRLNNRTLIRAGQVTAITGAVLLLLPLHSYLSLIGLIVIGLGLAPIFPCLLHETPARFGKAQSSRIMGYQMAVAYTGTTILPPLFGIVAAQISIGLFPVVILLFALIMLLSSEKVNRILYQSRKSEA